AAGGCGGCGACCGCGCCCGGGATGTTGCCCTCGGCGCTCGCGATCCAGCCCGCGAGCAGCCCGTCGAGCAGCGTGCCCCCGACCCCGTCGCCCCCGAGAAGGCCGAGCGCCGTCTCGAAATCGCTGTCGCGCAGCGCACGGATCATCATCGCGTTGTCGGCGAACTGGCTGCTGCCGCCGGTCGCGGCGAGGGCCTCGGCATCGCGGGCGGCGCGGTCGACCTCGCCCAGGACAGAGTGGATGATGACGGCGTTCTCGAGGGTCTGCGGCGTGGCGCCGTCCTTGTCGACCAGCCGGTCGTAATACCGCCCCGCCGCCGCGTAGTCGTTCGAGAACCCGGCGATGCGGGCCGCCAGATAGGGCCCGGCCACGTCCTGTGCCTGCGCCATCGGCGCCGCAAGAAGGGTTGCGGCCAAAAGGATCGGTCGGATCATGTCGAGTACCCCTCGGGCGGCGCGCGCCGTCCCGCAAACTGTCTGCCACCTGAGGCCCTGCGGGGGTGCGCCCCGTCCGTCGGCCTGTCCCGTCGAACGGTAGGAGAGCGGTCACGCAGATGCAACGGACCGGGGACCCCAATCGGCAGGTCCCCGCCTCACATCCGCGTCACATGTTGGGATAATTCGGCCCGTCGCCGCCTTGGGGTGTGGTCCAGACGATGTTCTGGCTGGGGTCCTTGATGTCGCAGGTCTTGCAGTGGACGCAGTTCTGGAAGTTGATCTGGAACCGCGTGTCATCGCCCTCGCCCACGAATTCGTAGACCCCCGCCGGGCAATAGCGCGCCGAGGGACCTGCGTATGTCGGCAGGTTAACGTCCACCGGGATCGACGGGTCCTTCAGCTTGAGATGCGCGGGCTGGCTCTCTTCGTGGTTCGTGAAGGAGAAGGCCACGTTGGTCAGCCGGTCAAAGCTCAGCTTGCCGTCGGGCTTGGGGTAGTCGATCGGCTTGTGCTTCGACGCGGGCTCGGTGCTCTCGGCGTCGGATTTGCCATGGGCTTGGGTGAAGGGCGACCAGCCCGTCAGGTTGTTGAGCCACATGGACGCGCCGCCCACCGTCAGCGAGGCCGTCAGGCCGTAATTCGACCAGAGCGGCTTGACGTTGCGCACGCGCTTGAGGTCCTTCCCGATCGGGCCGGACCGGACTTCGGCATCGTAGGCGTCGAGCGTGTCGCCCTCGCGCCCGGCCAAGATGGCCTCATGCGCGGCCTCGGCCGCCGCCTTGCCCGAGAGCATGGCGTTGTGGTTTCCCTTGATGCGGGGGACGTTGACCATGCCCGCGGCACAGCCCAGCAGCGCGCCCCCTGGAAAGGCCGTCTTCGGCAGCGACTGCCATCCACCCTCGGTGATGGCACGGGCGCCGTAAGCCACGCGCTTTCCGCCTTCCAGAAGTTCGGCCACCATCGGGTGATGCTTGAACCGCTGGAATTCCATGTAGGGGAAGACGTAGGGGTTCTTGTAGTTCAGGTGGACCACGAAGCCGACATAGACCTGGTTGTTGTCGAGGTGGTAGATGAACGACCCGCCACCCGCGTTCTTGCCCAGGGGCCAGCCCATCGTGTGGACGACCTTGCCAGGGCGATGCTTCTCGGGATCGATCTCCCAGATTTCCTTCATGCCGAGGCCGTATTTCTGCACGTCGGCATCTGCGGCGAGGTCGAAGCGCTCGATCACCTGCTTGGAGAGCGAGCCGCGCACGCCCTCGCCCAGCATGACGTACTTGCCGTGCAGCTCCATGCCCGGCTCGTAGCCATCGCCCTTGGTGCCGTCGGGGTTCAGACCGAACTCGCCGGCCACGACGCCTTTGACGCGGTCGCCGTCATAGACCAGCTCCGAGCAGGCCATGCCGGGGAAGATCTCGACGCCGAGCGCCTCGGCCTGTTCGGCCATCCAGCGGCAGACATTGCCCATCGAGACGACGTAGTTGCCGTGGTTGTTCATTAGCGGCGGCATCGCGGCGTTGGGCACGCGGACGCGCCCCTCCTCGCCCAGGACGTAGAAGCTGTCGGAGGTGACGGGCACATCGAGCGGCGCGCCCTTCTCCTTCCAGTCGGGCATCAGCGCGTCGAGCCCCACCGGGTCCAGCACCGCGCCCGACAGGATATGCGCGCCGACCTCGGAGCCCTTTTCGAGCACGACGACCGACCGCTCGGGGTCCAACTGCTTGAGCCGGATCGCCGCCGACAGGCCCGCGGGGCCCGCGCCAACGATAACGACGTCGTATTCCATGGCTTCGCGTTCGGTCTGATCGGTCATCTCGGGCCACTCTCGGGTCGGTTTCGGCAAGTTGCGAATGGGTATGGGGATGGGTGACGTGCGGGTCAATCGTGACGCAGCGGTTTGTCGCGGGGCGGCAAGGCCGGGGGTTTCACACCCCCGGACCCCCGTGAGGTATTTCAGGCCAGAGGATGGGGGTGGCACGCGTTAAGGTTAATGCGGTGCGCGACGGAAATAGGTATCCCGCCGCAGGCGCGGGCACGCGCCGGAGAAGTCCAGCGCCCCGCGCCCGGCATCAGCTTGGCGGCACAGGCACCGGGGCGCCGTCCCCTGGCACGGCCATCGGCCCCTCGGCCTGTTCCGCGCGTCAATCCTGCGCCGACCATTCCTAAGGTTCGGTTACCGGGCCCGATCCTCTGGCCGGAAATACCTCGGGGTGCGGGGCAGAGCCCCGCGCCTGCCCTCGCCACCCGCGCGATCCTCCGCTAACAGGGCGCGACCCGTTCCCCGGAGGCCGCCATGCCCCCCTTCCGCATCGTCCTGATCCTGCTCTGTGTGGCCGGCATCGTGCTGCCGATGCGCTATTTCCTGCCGTGGCTCTCCGCCAACGATTGGGACCTGATGGCGATGGTCGATGCGTGGCATGTCAACGACGCGAGCTCCGGTCTCGTCTGGGACCTGACCGTGGCGGCGCTGACGCTGACGGTCTGGTCCATCTGGGAGAGCATCCGCACCCGCCGCTGGATCGGCCTTCTCGCCATTCCGGCCACCTATTTCGTCGGCGTGTCGCTCGGCCTGCCGCTCTATCTTTTGCTGAGGCGCGCCTGATGGATCACTTCCTCTACAAGGGCGGCATCCTCCATGCCGAGGATGTCCCCCTGCCCGAGATTGCGCGCGCGGTCGGCACACCCGCCTATGTCTACTCTGCCGCCACGCTTCTGCGGCACTACACGCTGTTCGACGAGGCGCTGGCCTGGGGGCCACATCTTGTCTGCTACGCTGTCAAGGCCGCGAGCAACGTCGCTATTCTGAAGCTCCTGGGCGATGCGGGTGCGGGCATGGACGTGGTGTCGGAAGGCGAGTATCGCCGCGCCCGCGCGGCAGGTGTTCCGGGCGACCGGATCGTGTTCTCGGGCGTCGGCAAGACCGAGGCCGAGATGCGCCACGTCCTCGCGGCGGGCGTCCGCCAGATCAACCTCGAGAGCGAACCCGAGATGCGGCTCCTGTCGCGGGTGGCCACAGAGATGGGGCTCGAGGTGCCGGTCACCGTGCGCGTCAATCCCGATGTCGACGCCAAGACCCACGAGAAGATCGCGACCGGCCGCTCGGACGACAAGTTCGGCATCCCGATCGCCCGCGCCCGCGCCGTCTATGCCGAGATCGCGACGCTGCCCGGCCTGCGCGTCGTCGGCATCGACGTGCATATCGGCTCGCAACTGACCGATCTCGACCCGTTTCGCACCGCCTACCGCAAGGTCGCAGCCCTGACCGAGGCGCTGCGCGCGGACGGCCACACGATCGAGCGGCTGGACCTCGGCGGCGGTCTCGGGATCCCTTATGCGCGCTCGAACCTCGCGCCGCCGGTGCCCTTGGAATACGGGCGCGTCATCCAGGAGGAGGTCGGCCATCTCGGCTGCGAGATCGAGATCGAGCCGGGGCGCCTGATCGCGGGAAATGCAGGCATCCTCATGGCCTCGACGATCTTCGTGAAGGCCGGCGAGACGCGCGATTTCCTGATCCTCGACGCGGCGATGAACGACCTCATTCGGCCCGCGATGTACGGCGCGCATCACGACATCGTTCCGGTGGTCGAAGCCGCCCCCGGCGCCGAGACGCGGCCCTTCGACGTGGTCGGACCGGTCTGCGAAAGCGGCGATACCTTCGCCAAGGGGCGCGACATGGTGCCGCCCCGCGCAGGCGATCTCGTGGCGTTCCGGAGCGCCGGCGCCTACGGTGCGGTCATGTCCAGCGAGTACAATTCGCGCCCGATGGTCCCGGAGGTCCTCGTGCAGGGCGATCAATACGCGGTGATCCGCGCGCGCCCGACCTTTGACGAGATGATTTCGCGCGATACCATACCGGAATGGCTCTCGGACGCTTAAGTCGAGGGTCCCGGATGCCGGCGGAGGCGCCCTTTTGGCCGAGACCCGACCCACCGATGCGCCCGACGCGCGACTGCGGCGCCAGCTGCGTCTGACCCATGCGGGCCTTTGGGCCGAGCGGGTGACGCGCGCGTTCTGGCCCGCCTGGACCGCGGCGTTCCTCGGGCTTGCCGCCTATGCCAGCGATCTGGTGCCCCCGCTCTGGGAATGGAGCCTGATCGGCGCCTGCGCGGCCCTCGTTCTGGTGCTGGCGGGCCTCGGGCTGCGCGGCTTTCACGCTCCGACCCGCGCCGAGGCGCGCGCGCGCCTCGACGCGACCCTGCCGGGGCGCCCGATCGCGACGCTCGCCGACGATCAGGCGATCGGCGGGTCCGATCCGCAATCACAGGCCGTCTGGGCCGCCCATCGCCGTCGGATGGCTGCGCGGCTAGGCGGCGCGAAGGCGGTGGCCCCGGATCTCAGGGTCTCGGACCGCGACCCTTACGCGACACGCTACATGGCGCTGACGCTTCTGGCGGTGGCGCTTCTCTTCGGGACGCTCTGGCGCCCTCCCGCGCCGATGAACGTCCCCGGCGGCGGCGAGGCGCAGGCCGCGGGCCCAACCTGGGAAGGCTGGCTCGAGCCGCCGCGCCATACCGGCCTGCCGACGCTCTACCTAGCCGATATCGCACCGGGCGAGGTCGAGGTGCCCGAGGGTACGCGCGTGACCCTGCGGCTCTACGGCACGGTGGGCGCACTATCGGTCAGCGAGACCGTGTCCGGCCGCGACGTTGTCGACCCGACCGAGGCGATGCAGGATTTCACCGTCACGCAATCGGGCACGCTTGCGATCGACGGCACCGCCGATGCGCCGGTCTGGACGTTGACCGCGCTGCCGGACGCGGCCCCCGAGATCGAGGTCGCGGGCGAGGCGGGGTTCGACTATCCCGACCAGATGACCCTGCCCTGGGCCGCCCGCGACGACCACGGCGTGACCGCCGCGCAGGTGGTGATCGCGCTGGACCGCGCCGCTGCCGATCGCAGCCACGGGCTTGCCGTCGATCCCGACCCCCGCGATCCGGTCGAGTTGGACCTCGCGCTGCCGATCACCGGCGACCGGACCGACATCCGCGAGGTTTTCCGCGCCGACCTGACCGAGCATCCGCTGGCGGGCATGCCGGTCGAATTGACGCTCGAGGCCGCCGACGCTGCGGGTCAGACGGGTCAGAGCACGACGCGCATCGTCCTGCCCGCACGGCCCTTCTACGATCCGGTCGCGTCCGCGCTGGTCGAGCAGCGGCGCGATCTTCTCTGGGCCCGGTCCAACGACGCGCGGGTGACGCGCTTGCTGCGGGCGATGACGTGGAAGGCGGACGATACCTTCGACAACCCGCCCGCGTTCCTGATCGTCCGGATGGCGATCCGGCGGCTCGCGGCGGTCGAGACGCTGGATGCGGCGACACAGGACGACGTGGCCGCGATGCTCTGGGAGGCGGCGATCCGGTTGGAGGAGAACAGTCTCGATTCCGCGCTGGAACGTCTGCGTCAGGCGCAGGAACGGCTGTCCGAGGCGATCCGGCAGGGCGCACCGCCCGAAGAGATCGCGCGCCTGATGGACGAGATGCGCGACGCGATGGACGACTATACCCGCCAGCTGGCGCAGCAGGACCCGCAGCAGGGTCAGCAACAGCAGCAGGCGCAGGGCGAGATGCAGCAGGTCACGCCCGACATGCTCGAGGAGATGATGCGCCGCATCGAGGAGCTGATGGAGCAGGGCCGGACCGCCGAGGCGCAGGAGCTTCTGCGCCAGCTTCAGGAGATGATGGAGAACATGCAGGTCACCCAGGGCCAGGGTGGCGGCGAGGGCGAACCCGGCGAGGGCGAGCAGGCGATGCAGGACCTTCGGGAGAGCCTGCGCGAGCAGCAAGGCCTCTCGGACGAGGGCTTCCGCCAGCTGCAGGAGCAGTTCAATCCCGACGCGCAGGCCGGCGAGGGCCAGCAGAACGAGGGCCCGAATGGCGGCCAGGGACGCGGCAGCGAACACAGCCAGACCGGCCCGCAACAGGGCCAGCCGGGCCAGCAGGAAGGGCAGGAGCCCGGCGAGGGCCAGGGCGGCCAGGCCCAGTCGCAGCAGCCCGGCGGCCAGTCCCAGAACCCCGGAGCGGGCGGCGGCGCGGGCGATCTCGCGGCGCGGCAGGAGGCGCTGCGGCGCGGACTGGAGCAGCTCCGCGAAAATATGCCGGGCGGCGGCAGCGAGGCCGGCGAGGCCGCGCGCGACGCGATCGGCCGGGCCGAGGACGCGATGCGCCGGGCCGAAGAGGATTTGGGTCGCGGCAGCCTCGGCGAGGCGCTCGACGATCAGGCGGAGGCAATGGACGCGCTGCGCGACGGCATGCAGGAATTGGGCCGCGCCATGGCCGAGGAGCGCCAGCAGGGCAATCCGGGCGAGGGCGAGGGCCAGGCGGCGACGCGGGGCGGCGGCGCGTTCGACCGCGATCCGCTGGGCCGCCAGTCCGGCCAGGGTGGGCGCCTCGGGACCGACGAAAGTTTTCTCAACGGCCCTGACGCCGCACGGCGCGCCCGCGATCTGATGGATGAGATCCGGCGACGCTCGGGCGAACGCGATCGGCCCCAGTTGGAGCTCGATTACCTGCGGCGATTGCTGGAGCGGTTCTGACGCCGGTCAGGCGTCGGGCGCGATCCGGTCCACCAGGGCTTCGGCCCCGGTCTCGAGCGCGATCCGCTGCGCATCCACGAAGCTGACATAGCCGTCGAGCGCGGCCGCGGCCTGCGGCACGGCGGCTGCGATGGCATCCGCGAAGATGTAAACGCCGACGAAGGCCAGGATCACGAGGCCGACTGTCAGGAACCCGATGCGGAACCCGCTTCGGGCCGGCGGCGCCATCTGGGCATGGTCGGCGGCGGCGGCGGCGGCGGCCTCGGCCTCCAGCGTCCGTTCGTCGGGGCGGAGCGAGGAGTTGATCTCCTCGATATCCGGCAGCAGCTCCCGGCGCGTCGTGCGCGCGGCGACAGGTGCGGCGCCCGCAAGGTCACCGGCGTCGGGGCCCGCGTTGGCGGCGGCCGGGTCGTCATAGGGGCCGTCATCCGTCGCGGCGGCATCGCGCAGCGCTTCGGCAATAGCGTCGTCGGTGCCATCATCCGGCGCGGTGGTGTCCGCATCGGGCGGCGCAGGAGGCTCGGCTTCCAGCGGGTGGTCCGGGCCGTCCGTTTCCACGGCGTCGTCGCGGGCACGGGCGACCGTTGCGGCGGCGGCCATGCGAGCACGTTCGGCAGCGGCCCGTTCGCGCGGATCGCCGTCCTCCTCGGGATCGGCCTCGGCGGCGGCTGACGGCGCGATCGGGTCAGTTTCGGACGCGCTCGACGCCGCTTCGGCGGCAGCGATGGCACGGGCGCGGATGCGGTCCTCGCGGTCGCGCTCGGCCTGAAGGATGTCGCGGGTGTCGCCCTCGGCCATGCGGCGGGGCTCGGGTGTGGCGGTATTCGGGGCCGCCTCGGGCGCTGCGGCGTCGGTGCCGGCCTCGGGTGCGCGTCGTCCGGGGCGGCGGACCGCGCGCTCCTCGGCGGCGGTCGCCTGCCGCGCGCGCCCGTCCTGGAACCACGTCGTGCCGCAGTTCGAGCATTGCACATCCCGTCCGCCGGACGGGATCATGTCATCCGCCACCTCGTATTGGGCGTTGCAATTGGGACAGGTGATACGCATGGGCCGGGGGCCGGTTCCTAAGGCTAATCGTGTACAATCACCGTCACCGCGCCCCATTGGCCCCGGCCTGTCAACCCCCGTGGCCCGGCCGGGCGCGGCAGGACAGGCCCGCCTGTGACCCCACGGGGACAGACCCGTCCGATTGCGTCGAGATTGTGGCTGGGGCAGAAGGTCGCCGAGCAGGGGAGCGGCGATGTGATCGAGCTTGAGGGCGCAGAATACGGCTATGGCGGCGCGGCCCTCCTTTCGGATCTGAGCCTGACGCTGGCGCCGGGATCGTTCCACTTCCTGACCGGACCGTCGGGCGCGGGCAAGACCACGCTCCTGAAGCTCTGCTACGGCGAGTTGAAACCGACCCGCGGCATCGTGCGTGTCGACGGGCGCGACACGCGCAGCCTCGGGCGGGACGGGTTGGCGCGGATGCGGCGGCGGATCGGCGTCGTGCATCAGGACTGCCAGTTCCTCGACCATTTGCCGCTGGCCGAGAACGTCGCCCTGCCCCTTCAGGTGACGGGCCAGGACGTCGCGCGGGCCGATGTCGACCAGCTTCTGGGCTGGGTCGGGCTGGGCCAGCGGGCCGATGCCGCACCGCCGGAGCTGTCGGGCGGCGAGCGCCAGCGGGCCGCGCTGGCCCGCGCGGTCATCATGGATCCCGACATCCTGATCGCGGACGAGCCGACGGGGAATATCGACTGGGACATGTCGCAACGCCTGCTGGGCTTGCTGGCCGAGCTGAACAGGCTGGGCAAGACCATCGTCGTGGCGACCCACGACCTTGCGCTGATCCGCGCGGCGAAGCCGCTGGTGTCCGCCCGCGTCCTGCGGCTGGCGGGCGGAACGCTCGCGGCGGCGGGGGCCGAGCTGTGACCTCGCTCCGCGCGATGCTGGACCTCGTCATCGGCGACCGCGCCGCCGACCGGGTGGTGCCGCCGACCGGGCACACCGTCTGGCTGACGGTGCTGACGGCGGGCGCGATGGCGTTCCTCGCGGTCTTCGCGCTGGCCCTGTCGCTCGCCACCGGCCGCCTTGCGCAAAGCTGGGGCGAGACCCTCGCGCAGGCGGCGACGGTGCGCGTGTCGGCGCCGGCGGATCAGGCCGACGCGCAGGTCGACGCGGTGATGGCGATCCTCGTGACCACGCCGGGCGTGGCCTCCGCCCGTGTCCTGACCGAGGACGAGCAGGCCGCGCTTCTCGAGCCGTGGCTGGGCCCCGACCTGCCACTCGACCGGCTGCCCCTTCCCCGGCTGGTGGAGCTGGTGGGGACCGACGCGCTTGACCGCGAGGGGCTGCGCCTGCGGCTGGCCGCCGAGGTGCCCGGCGCAGCACTCGACGACCATACGCGCTGGCGGCGCCCCTTGGTGACCGCGGCGGAGCGTCTGCGTCTGCTGGGCTGGACCTCACTGGCGCTGATCGGCGGCACGATGGCCGCGATGGTGACGCTGGCCGCGCAGGCCGCGCTGGCCGCGAACCGGCCCGTGATCCGCGTCCTCCGCCTCGTGGGGGCGCGCGATGCCTATGTCGCCCGCGCCTTTACCCGCCGTTTCACGCTCCGCGCGCTGATCGGTGCGGTCGTCGGCACGGTGCTGGGCGTCGCCGCCATTGCCGCCCTGCCCGCCGCCGATGCCGCGGGCGGGTTCCTGACGGGGCTCGGATTTCGCGGGGCCGGCTGGCTCCTGCCGGGTCTCATCCCGCCATTGGCCGCGATCGTGGCCTTCCTTGCAACGCGACGCGCGGCCTTTCGCGCGCTGGCCGGTTTCGAGTAGGGGTCCGGGATGCAATATCTCCGTTCGCTGATCTTCAACATCGCAATGTACGCCTGGATGCCGATCTGCGGGCTGATCTACCTGCCGCGCATGATCGCCTCGCCCGACGGCGCGCGCCGCGCGATGGATGTGTATGCCCGGACGACGCTGAAGATGCTCGAGGCGATCTGCGGGCTGTCCTGCGAGCTGCGTGGCACGCCTCCGTCGGGCGGGGTGCTCGTGGCGGCCAAGCACCAGTCGTTCCTCGACGTGATCCTGCTCTGGTCGGCGGCGCCGCGGGGCTTCTTCATCATGAAGTCGCTCCTCGCCTATGCGCCGGTGCTGGGCCAATACGCGCTGCGCGTCGGCTGCGTGCCGGTCCAGCGCGGCAAGCGCGGCGAGGCGATCAAGCGGATGCTGGCCGAGATCCGGTCGGGCAAGCGCGAGGACGGCCAGCTCCTGATCTATCCGCAGGGCACGCGCGTCGCTCCCGGTGCGACGCGGCCCTACAAGGTCGGGACCTTCGCGCTTTACGAGCAGCTGGGGCAGACCTGCGTGCCGGTGGCGACCAACGTCGGCGTGTTCTGGCCCAAGCGCGGGCTTCTGCGAAAGCCGGGGCGCGCGGTGATGGAGTTCCTCGAACCGATCCCGCCGGGTCTGGGCCGGGCGCAGTTCATGGCGCTTCTGGAGGAACGGGTCGAGGGCGGCTCCAATCGCCTGATGGCCGAGGCCGGGTTTCCCGTGGCGCAGCATCCTAGGCTCGGAGGCGACCCGGTGGCCGAAGCCGCCCATGACGTCGCTCAGGAAAAGACGTAGGCCCAGACGCCGCCCACGGCGAGCTGTGCCGCCACGAGGACGGCCAACAGGGCGCGCAGCCAGATCGAGCGAAAGCGGGTCCAGCACCAGGCGGCGAGCCCGACGACCAGAACCACCTCCAGCGGCGCGATCCAGCCCGCGTGGTGATTGCCGTCCCAGTAGCTGAACGGCGAGGCGAAGATCCAATCCGTGAACGGCCAGAAATGGGCCCGCCCGTCATCATGGTGCAGCGGGAAGTCCAGCGCGAGATGCAAGAGGCCCGCCCCTGCCCCGGCGATGAGCCACGGCAGTCCGCGCCAGAGCCCCAGCACCAGGAAAAGCCCCCAGACGAAGACCGAGTTGTCGACCGCGAAGACCGCCTGCCATTCGTCCGAGAAGTAGAGCTCGCCGAAGACCCGCTCCGCCGGGATGCCCCAAGCCAGCGCGCCTCCCGCCATCAGGTAGAGCGACAGGTCGGGGATCAGCGCGCCCGCCAAAGCCGCTGCGGTGACGCGGGGCCGACCGGGCTTGCCGAAGGCGGCCAGACCGATGATGAGATGGGCCGGGGTGTTCACGCGCCCACGGCTGACGGGAGGTGCGCGCCATGGCAAGGGCGATCATGGTGCAGGGGGCGGGGTCGAATGTCGGCAAGTCGATGCTGGTTGCCGGGCTCTGCCGCCACTTCGCGCGGGCAGGCCTTCGGGTGCGCCCCTTCAAGCCGCAGAACATGTCCAACAACGCCGCCGTGACCGCCGACGGGGGCGAGATCGGGCGGGCGCAGGCGCTGCAGGCCATGGCCGCCGGTGTCGAGCCGGTGGTCGACATGAACCCCGTCCTCCTCAAGCCGGAGACCGAGACGGGATCGCAGGTGATCGTGCAAGGGCGCAGGCTGGCGACCGTAAAGGCCCGCGACTATGCCGCGTTGAAGCCGCAACTGCTGGACGCCTGTCTGGACAGCTTCCGGCGCATCGCCGCGACATGCGACCTCGTGATCGTCGAGGGCGCGGGCAGCCCCGCCGAGATCAACCTGCGCGCGGGCGACATCGCCAATATGGGCTTCGCCGAGGCGGCGGGCGTGCCGGTGATTCTGGCGGGCGATATCGACCGCGGCGGCGTGATCGCGCAGCTCGTCGGGACCAAGGCGGTGCTGGCCCCGGAAGACGCGGACCGGATCACGGGCTTTCTGGTCAACAAGTTCCGCGGCGATGTCAGCCTCTTCGACGAGGGGACGCGCCAGATCGCGGCCCGCACCGGCTGGGCGCCGCTCGGGACCGTCCCTTGGTTCGACGACGCCCATCGCCTGCCCGCAGAGGACATCCTCGACATCCGCTCCGCCAAGCGCGACGGCGCTTTCCGCATCGCCGTGCCGCGCCTGAACCGGATCGCCAATTTCGACGATCTCGACCCGCTCTCCGCCGATCCCGCGCTCTCGGTCGAGATCGTGCCGCCGGGTCGGCCGCTGCCGGTCTGCGACCTCGTGCTGATCCCCGGCTCGAAGACGACCATCGCCGATCTCGACGCGGTCCGCGCCGAGGACTGGGATATCGACCTTGCCGCCCATCGCCGCCGGGGCGGGCACGTGCTGGGCATCTGCGGCGGCTACCAGATGCTGGGCCGAAGCCTCTCGGATCCCGAAGGGCTGGAAGGCGCGCCCCGGATGGTGCCGGGCCTCGGGCTTCTGGATGTCGAGACGGTGATGCGGCCCGAGAAGCACCTCGCGCGGGTGCGCGCCACGGACATCGCCAGCGGCACCGCGGTCGCGGGCTACGAGATCCATCTGGGCGAGACGACCGGCCCCGACACCGCGCGCGGCTGGCTGATGCGCGACGGCGCGCCCGTCGGCGCCGCCAGCCCGGACGGCCGCGTCCTCGGCTGCTATCTCCACGGGCTGTTCGCGGGGGACGCGTTCCGCGCGGCC
This portion of the uncultured Jannaschia sp. genome encodes:
- a CDS encoding cobalamin biosynthesis protein CobQ, with protein sequence MNTPAHLIIGLAAFGKPGRPRVTAAALAGALIPDLSLYLMAGGALAWGIPAERVFGELYFSDEWQAVFAVDNSVFVWGLFLVLGLWRGLPWLIAGAGAGLLHLALDFPLHHDDGRAHFWPFTDWIFASPFSYWDGNHHAGWIAPLEVVLVVGLAAWCWTRFRSIWLRALLAVLVAAQLAVGGVWAYVFS
- a CDS encoding cobyric acid synthase gives rise to the protein MARAIMVQGAGSNVGKSMLVAGLCRHFARAGLRVRPFKPQNMSNNAAVTADGGEIGRAQALQAMAAGVEPVVDMNPVLLKPETETGSQVIVQGRRLATVKARDYAALKPQLLDACLDSFRRIAATCDLVIVEGAGSPAEINLRAGDIANMGFAEAAGVPVILAGDIDRGGVIAQLVGTKAVLAPEDADRITGFLVNKFRGDVSLFDEGTRQIAARTGWAPLGTVPWFDDAHRLPAEDILDIRSAKRDGAFRIAVPRLNRIANFDDLDPLSADPALSVEIVPPGRPLPVCDLVLIPGSKTTIADLDAVRAEDWDIDLAAHRRRGGHVLGICGGYQMLGRSLSDPEGLEGAPRMVPGLGLLDVETVMRPEKHLARVRATDIASGTAVAGYEIHLGETTGPDTARGWLMRDGAPVGAASPDGRVLGCYLHGLFAGDAFRAAFLSRLGAAPSDEPYAAGVEATLDALSEHLARALDMDMILSLARPV